Proteins encoded within one genomic window of Paramisgurnus dabryanus chromosome 13, PD_genome_1.1, whole genome shotgun sequence:
- the zyx gene encoding zyxin, with product MADSSSSKPFMVTSSVSLKVTAPSFYNQPKKFASVTPPRPKGQATQSQPSSFISTGVIGRVGEMPPPPSTICEDFPPPPPPPLDDADLPAPPPELQTAPPAHDVPAFPAPPPVADDLPLPAPPEEFTSVPSASFPPPPPPPPPPLPETGPGVASQRLLEKQTSFDRQLGSLTSMLSEMETSGPFNPKLPSQFSSVPAPKPAGPPPTAPKPNLSFLPPPELQDRPPPAPWAEELRARVRPAHQSPAPAKSPAVAPKTNFTPSQPNSNFGPKTVSPAPSGGARGFNNSVKPPTQTSFPPPPAAPPAAPSAAPPTRVAPPASVPPPSAAPPTRVTPSASFPPPPAAPPAAAAPPTRVAPPASVPAPAPAFNHSGTSSFGSQQSVAPPPPSAPQPKTGPVSSFNRPAANSASPKVSGGGGGAPLTMREVEELEKMTKEFIKDMDKHPSVTPSAAADVCGKCGEALSRSQPAVRAMDKLFHSHCFCCVTCRRPLQGMQFYDRDGTPECEDCYVNSLCVCSRCGERITDRVLKAVGQCFHAHCFRCTTCSCTLEGAPFITDDNNNPYCVNDYHRRFSPLCVSCNEPIVPDPGSEETLRVVALEKNFHLKCYRCEDCARPLSIEADADGCYPFDGRILCMKCHTTRAKQAKQ from the exons ATGGCTGACTCCAGCAGCAGCAAACCCTTTATGGTAACCTCCTCGGTTTCCCTCAAAGTCACCGCACCTTCTTTCTACAACCAACCCAAAAAGTTTGCGTCTGTCACTCCTCCACGCCCCAAAGGACAGGCGACTCAATCACAACCCTCGTCGTTTATAAGCACTGGTGTAATTGGACGAGTTGGAGAGATGCCCCCACCCCCTTCAACTATTTGTGAAG ATTTCCCgccccctcctcctcctccactGGATGATGCCGATCTCCCAGCCCCTCCTCCTGAATTACAGACCGCACCCCCTGCTCATGACGTCCCTGCGTTCCCAGCCCCACCCCCGGTTGCAGATGACCTGCCCCTTCCTGCACCTCCTGAGGAGTTTACCTCTGTACCTTCTGCCTCGTTCCCTCCTCCCccacctcctcctcctcctcctctccctGAGACTGGTCCAGGTGTCGCCTCACAG AGGCTGCTGGAGAAACAGACGAGTTTTGACAGGCAGCTGGGCTCTTTAACAAGTATGTTATCAGAGATGGAGACCAGTGGACCTTTTAACCCAAAG TTACCCAGCCAGTTTTCATCAGTACCTGCGCCAAAGCCGGCTGGACCTCCACCAACTGCCCCTAAGCCCAACCTTTCCTTTCTACCCCCTCCTGAGCTCCAGGATCGACCACCTCCTGCCCCTTGGGCTGAGGAGCTACGTGCCCGTGTGCGACCGGCCCATCAGAGTCCCGCCCCTGCTAAAAGCCCAGCCGTTGCCCCAAAAACCAACTTTACTCCCAGTCAGCCGAATTCGAATTTCGGTCCTAAAACAGTGAGTCCTGCACCATCCGGAGGTGCAAGAGGATTTAACAACTCTGTTAAACCTCCCACTCAGACTTCTTTCCCACCTCCCCCTGCTGCTCCTCCTGCCGCTCCTTCTGCAGCTCCACCTACCCGGGTTGCTCCTCCAGCAAGTGTTCCACCTCCGTCTGCAGCTCCTCCTACCCGGGTTACTCCTTCAGCAAGTTTTCCACCTCCTCCTGCTGCTCCTCCTGCCGCTGCGGCTCCTCCTACCCGGGTTGCTCCTCCAGCAAGTGTTCCCGCCCCTGCACCTGCTTTCAATCACTCTGGAACATCCTCTTTTGGTAGTCAACAAAGTGTTGCTCCGCCTCCTCCCTCTGCACCTCAGCCCAAGACAGGACCCGTCTCATCATTTAACAGACCTGCAGCAAACAGTGCTTCACCTAAG gtgtctggtggtggtggtggagCTCCTCTCACTATGAGAGAAGTGGAAGAGCTGGAGAAAATGACCAAAGAATTCATAAAAGACATGGACAAACATCCATCTGTGACCCCCTCAGCTGCTGCAG ATGTGTGCGGTAAATGCGGAGAGGCTTTGTCCAGATCTCAGCCTGCAGTGAGAGCCATGGATAAACTCTTCCACTCGCATTGTTTCTGCTGCGTGACTTGTCGGCGCCCCCTGCAGGGCATGCAGTTTTATGATCGTGATGGCACACCCGAGTGTGAGGACTGCTACGTG aactctctgtgtgtgtgttcccgCTGTGGGGAGCGGATTACAGATCGGGTCCTGAAGGCAGTGGGCCAGTGTTTCCATGCTCACTGTTTCCGATGCACTACCTGCAGCTGCACACTGGAGGGCGCTCCGTTCATCACAGATGATAACAATAACCCCTATTGTGTCAATGATTACCATCG CCGTTTCTCCCCACTTTGCGTAAGCTGCAATGAGCCGATTGTTCCCGACCCTGGAAGTGAAGAGACGCTCCGGGTCGTTGCCTTAGAGAAGAACTTCCACCTGAAGTGCTACCGATGTGAG GATTGTGCCCGTCCCCTTTCCATAGAGGCGGACGCTGATGGCTGCTACCCGTTTGATGGCCGAATCCTGTGCATGAAGTGCCACACCACTCGTGCCAAGCAGGCCAAACAGTGA